The Solanum pennellii chromosome 11, SPENNV200 sequence TGGAGGTTGAAGCGACATAAAAGTAGTGTTAACACACTACTAGTCTCAAAATTTTCCACCATATAAAAGTAGTGTTAACACAGTACTAGTCTCAAAATTTTCCACCATATAAAAGTAGTGTTAACACAGTACTAGTCTCAAAATTTTCCACCATATAAAAGTAGTGTAAAGATAGTACTAGTCTCAAAATTTTTGCAGCAAAAACAAAGCTCAATtgtcaaagaaacaaaaaagttaCATTTTATAAGGcatatattttgaattcattgTTGTCATCAGAGAGGGCTGAATCAGAGTATTCCATAGAGTTCCTTCTCATGCTCTTCTTGTTGGATGACTCGATGCGATGCTTAATGACCCAATATAACATTACTCCGATTGTTGAAGCCATTATAGTTGCCCCGAGTACTGTTACAATAACTGCCATCACCCAATAACGCGTGCCAACGACTACAAAAGATAGAGCCAAGTATGCAACTGATACAAACACACATGCTACCCACATTAGCTTGTTTATGATTGTCATCAACTTCTTCTTTGCTTTGCTCTCTATAGCCACCACTGTTGTCTGCACCACCACAACTGCTAGTGAAATGAATAACGCGATTGAGTCAAAGACAAAGAACACCAGGAATCCAGGGTGGTTTGATATGTTTGCTTCTCCAATTATATGGCCCTCTGGGAGGTTGGTCGGATCCATATAGTATTGCCCTGGCACTTGAAATATTCCTGCAAACGCAACTGTGGCAATGAGTACAGCTACAACTGTGGTTGAGTTGATCGCGTTGTTAAGCCCTTCTCTGTGCATCTTGTGCAACCGCTTAGCAATGCCTTGAATGCGTCTTCTAGTTTGTTTTGTGTGCTTTAACTGATCGTGAACCTCGTGCTTAATGTCACTAACGGTTTGCTTCAACTCTCTAGCTGGATTCGTTGCCTGTGGCTTTAGCACTCGGGCACTCTGAACCCCATATTCCTGCAGGATGGCTACTGTGTCAGCCTGTGACATTTTCTCAGCAGTGTCTAGAGCTGTTTCATGTGACCTATTGATAACTTCCGTGTCTGTTTCGTTCTGTGAGAGCAGCAATTTAACAACCTGCATAAGCTTAAAACAAGTCAGTTCTCCTCTGTGATCAACAATTACTCTTAATTTATACTATCAACAATTTGGATCATATATGAAGTAAGTTGTTCAAGTGCAAGGAATACATCCATGACATGTTAATAACACATGTAGACACGAAAAGAGTGTAAATTTTCGTCTCTAAGTGAAACACACGAAAAGATCAGCAATATTGTACAGCTTTCGTTTTCTGTCCCGGGCACAGAGAGCAGACCTAGGATTCAGTGTCTCATATTTACATGTGTGATAAATGACATTTCCACAAACTTCGCGCAGACGTTTTCTCATATTATTCTGTAAGTACTGTTTCCCATCTAACATCAGCTACAGAAAGAAGTTTTAGATGAAACATACCTCAGCCCTTCCTTTACGAGACGCTATATGCAAAGGTGTGTTTCCCTTATTGTCGACCATGTTAAGTAATGAAGGATCAGCGTTAGTGAGCTCCTCTACAACCTCAAGATTTTGTCCTTTGACAGCCATGTGAAGTGCGGTCTGTCCCTTGTTATCCATCCGCGTTGCGATCCCTGGCTCCTTACTCAAAAGAGCCTTCAAAACCTGCAAATGTCCATTTCTTGCTGAAGAATGTAATGCTGTTTTCCCATTACTTTTAGCTATAGTGGCCAAACTGCTTTGTTCCTCCAAGAGATAATTCACCATCTCTAAGTGCCCTTGGTTCGCTGCAGTATGCAAAGCTGTTGTATTTACTACATCAACAGTCATCGCAAGCTCGGGATGTGCTTCCATCAATACCTTCACCACATCTGCAACATTACCAAAAATGAACAAGCTAGTTcatcaaaaaattcataaactagACATCAGAATTGGTAAAGTTGCCTCCAAGTGACCAGAATGTCACAGGTTCGAGTTgtggaattttttttgtagaaatGCAGGTTAAGGCTGGACACAATAGACCATCGTATTCCGGCCCTTCCATAAATCAACCCCGCACATAGCTGAAGCTTAGTGCACCAGATTACCTTTTTTAGACATCAGAAAATGGAAAAGGCTATAATGATGCTATCTAGATAGCTTAGTTCAACTAAACTCAGTATAATTGACAtggaaaatttcaatttttgaaacCCAAAACTTCAAAAGTAGAATAAATTTAGTGCTAAGAACATTAAAGATTTAATCCTAGATACGCGTCTGATGGAACATCGACAGCTTACCTAAATCTCCTTGTTTGGCAGCAATGTGCAGTGCATCAAAGCCGTTCCTGGCTTTGATTCCAGCTGCAACGAGATCATAGTACATGATCATCTCCCTAACCACCTCATAGTAACCATATTCAGCTGCAACATACAAAGGTGTCTCTCCAGCTGAATTCTGCTTTATCAATAACTCTGCCAATTCTTCCTCATCCGTTTCCTCGATAGTATTTTTGATTGCAACAAGATTTCCAGCTCTAGCTGCCGAATGCAAGGCACTATCATCGCGTTTCCCTGTTAATTGTTTCGTCATCTTTTTCCGGGGTGTAGTTGGCTGAGCTGCTGGTGTCTCCATCTTATTAAAAGTTCCCAATATGCTATGTATTCTTGTTCCCTCACAACACTTAAATCAACAAATCATGTTTTTCAACTCTAGTAAACTTTCAAGAAACAAACTTTATTGGATAATCACACATTCCTGGATTCATCAAAAGCAAAAATTCACTAACATTATCAATAGCCTGAAACAACAAAAtcttttaaacatatttttttccaCATGAAGATAAGACTTTCACTTTCAATCTTTAATTCATGAATTCCATTACACTAGCTAGCCAgcaatcaacaaaaaataaagcttttaaattatatttttcctaGGCCAGAATACCTGTCACCTCCCACCAACAACAAGTACCAGATATCCTATGTCTTGTTTTCATTCCTTAAGTATATAACACCATCAAAGATTGCAAAACTAAGACaaagaaaaaagggaatttTTTTCACCTGGGCATGAAAAAGTCTTCCACCTTTTTGCAATTTTCTTGATATAATTTCAAGAACCCCTCCAAAAGAAAGCTTTTTTATGATGAAAATTAACAACCTTTGTATATTGGTTTTTAGAAATGGAAGATAAGCTTCTTAAAAAGGACATGCATTaaacaactttaaaaaaattagaaccaCCACCCTGAGTTCTtgaacaaaaagagaaaaaaaaaaagaaccaaaagaatggaacttttttttttttgaagttggtGGTGATGATTTGAATATTGAATTTCACATTAAGAATATTAATggtctatttttattataatattatttgtttttaaataatttgagatgaaactgaagaaaaaaatttgctTCCTTTGGTTGGTCAATAGTTTCACTAACCATATTACCAGAAGGTCTAGACACCACACACATATATCTGTGCTGTAATTTTTTAGACACATCACTCCAAATATAGAAAGACAGACatcatgaaatatttgaaaaaaggCATAATATTTTcagttttcaaaaatgaaaaataatccGAATGGTGTTTGGTttgaatgtttatttttttcccttGGGAAGTTAACCCAAGAGGATTGGAATCTCGACTCACAACCTTAGGATTGAAGATAAGGATGTTTAACATAGTTTTTTCAATCCATTGTGGTGATAAaaactttgatttctttttccgtattattttaaaaagctCATATAGAAATCAGATATTGATTTAGAAATATAATTGACGTAATTTGCCTGGTGACAACTTGACTCTACTGCTTTtacaaaattgattattttggaATAAACCTTTAAAGCTAGGAATTTAATTCTAACATAACACACACAATATgtttaagataataaaattaaaaggcaTGACGATGTTCTTGATAATTCTTTGGTCCAGACGTTAGAAGTCGGTACATAAGCCTTGACAGAACAAGTAAAAGAGAAACGGGCAGCCAATATTCGaataaatcaattcataaaacaaaaataatgcagCTCAATACATAGTAAAGAAGCAAAGACATATGTGTTTGCTTGTCATTCGACATGACAAAATTACATAATCTGTGTATGTTAGCTCACTTAGATTTCCATGGGAACTTTTCTTTTGATCAATGAAATAACAAATCAAGGAACGTGAGACAAACGTTGTATAAATAAGGCATACAAGAGATTAAGAGGCTACATTCCTCTTTCAGCAAATGATGTGATTACCTATCACTTGCCTTCATGTGATTGAACTTCAACGACTGTGAGACAAACATGAATAAATCAGGCAGACGAGATTAAGAGGCTACAAAGTTCTCATTCAGCAAAGGATGTGATAAGCTATCACTTGTGCCTTGTACCATTAATTTGTAGAGTGCATAGCCTCCTCTGTGGCAGCCAGGCATTTTAGAAGCCATGTTCTCTAGATCACTCTGacaaaaaagaaagagtaggAAATTAAGTCATGGATAAGTAATATGAGCTGGTGATGTCcgtaaatcataaacaaaacaATAGTAAAGTAGTCCAGCACATGAACAACAGTCTTAAAATGCTCAAACTGAAACTTCGCATGACAAATACAATGCAAGCTTTAGCTGCTAAATGGCCCCAGATAGAACAGAAAGGAAATTCCTCTAAGGTTCATATTATGCAATTTCATGCTCAGAAGGGTAGAGGATTGTTTTGGTTAGAAGGATCTCATCCATTTTAAGGGTTTGAGTGATGCTTTGAATAAGAAGACGCCAGGATCAAGCATTGTGGAGCTGTAAGGTAGAACCAAAGGATAGATTTGCAATTATCACTTTCTATTACTCTTACTGTCTTACAACAGCTAGTGTTTTTATAATAGTTATGTCATGCAACTCAAACATTCACAACACTAACTCAGAAATAAGCTCCATgttacaaataatttatttctattctaaagaaactaaaaatagcAAATCACAACAAAATTGGGATGAATCaaacattttatgaatattctaTGAGCGACAGGAGTTCTATATGATTGCAAAGATGACACTGATGCTACAAGTTTCCAGAAGGAATCTGAAAGACTCCAAATTTAACCACAAGCTCCAATTGGCTCCCACTTTAACTATATAGCTCCAGCCTTTCCGGAACACTCACATGCTGAGATGCtccttcccccccccccctcccccgcATGAGATTTCCGCTAGGTTAAGCTCCACGGAGCTCAACAAAAGTGGTTCCATACATAAGTTCAggaaaaattaagagataagACTAGTTACGGGAATTAATTTAACAATTTGTAAAACTAACCATTGAAACAGCATAAAGCTGAGTTGACTCGAAGCCATCCTGTGCACTAGAATACAGTTGTTGAATTTCATCTGAACGAAGATCgcatttgatgaagaaaaaagCAGTTGGTCTAACATTCAATATTCTTCTGGATATACCAATAAAGATGGGGCTGGACTGAGTATAACATCAAAGATAAAGAATAAAGAACAAGAGTTAGATGGCTTCTACAAAATATGATTCAATCTTATCAATAGGAACGGCAATCCGAGTGTGCACGTAAAAACAACCCCCCTCAAGAATTGCAGAGAGccatattcataaataatttacCAGTCTCCAACTGATCATATTATGAATACAACTTTATTTTGCAGCTGACAATCCATGTATCCTACATATTACGTATACTACATTTGTAAAAGATAACCTTTAGATGACAATATTAACCCCCAAAACACACAAAAAGAAATACATGTTGTAATGCTCAAACGATTTCCTCCTTAGCTAATTAAGTTTGTCATATATCAAAGTTCCCTAAATAATTCCCGTCACGGATGAAAAGACCATATTTGTAATGTGACAGTTAATTGAGTGATGAAAGTTTTGAGGTATATCTTACTGACAAATCAAGTAAGAAATCATAACTACGTGTTACTCGAAATACATGATCATATAAAGATTTGTATGTGACAAATTGACAACACCACCAATATTATAATTCTCAAAATCCGACGTGATTGtgctatttttgtataattaccCAGAATGATATACAGGCTGAGGCCTGATAAGACACTACAAAATAGACACATTTCACTAGTCTGCCACCCAAAATTTCTGAGTATTAGGAATTACATGCTTATACGGATAGAGGAGTGAGAAGTGGAAAGTTTAAAAAAGAGTTGATAATAAACTTAATCATCATCCTCACAAATTGCAGACCAAGAAAAAGTCAAATACACCCCCACCCCCCCAacccaagaaaaataaaagaagaaaaggaatcaaataataatagagaagagagaaaataagagaaaagaaaaggttgGAAGTATCACTATTAACAAAGGAAGCAGCCTTTCTCCCAATTAGTGTTTTTACTTCCTATAACAAATTGGAAAGGTCATACatgaaaggaagaaagaaagatggCGATTAGAGTAACGAAAATCACCACTTACGAGGGAATCTGCAGGAGTTCCAATTTCTTCAACAACTTCACGGACAATGCTGTCAAACATTTCCTGAGAAACTTTGCTGTTAATCATGTGACATTGATTTAGCTCTTGGAAGCCTTCATGGGAGATTATTCCGACTTCTTGGGGCTGTTAAAAGCATAAAATATAATCATGCCATGCATTGCTTATTACCTGGACATATTTGGGTCATTGTAATCAAAGAATCCACAGCTTAATCTTGGTACAAAACAAGAGTGATTTGCATGAAAGCAGGCGATATTCTAATTAAATAACCCTATAACACAATAGTTTGCTGATTTCTTAAAAGCAGGTGAAGTTAAGGAAATACAGATGACAAGTTACCCAACTTAAAATTACGTTTCAATTAAAATGTCTATCCAGAAGTTATTTTCAACATGAAATTGTTAAGTGTAGCTTGTTGGGTTGCAACCATTTTTGCCCCTCCCATTTTGAACTGCGAAAGCTTATATTTATCAGAAATTCATTACCAATCAAAGTTGTCCTTACTACATGAAGTGAGATACCTCTGGATGGCCTCCAGGAAAAACAAAATATCCAGGGAATTCTCCAACTTTATTACTTCTCTGAAGCACAAGTATTCTTCTGTCAGAAGTCTCCACAACTGCACCATTACCAAGAGGACTTGATGTGTGCTGACACTGTATACAATCATCTGCAGGAAACCAATTAAATCTCTTACTACAAATGAAAAATAGGTTTTCGACCTGGAATATCACTTAGAATAATATTCATCCCCTTTTGAGTACTCGAACTGCCGGTTCTCTGAAATGTCACGCCATGTTGCATCACAAAAGAAATTGCATCCTTTTTAGAATTCTTAAGgcatcaaaattcaaattagcTGCAGATTGTATTTTGGAATgtttaaaagagaaaagaagaggaaaccaaaagaaataagaaaaaggtTGTGGTTATATTGCAGTTCATATATGATGCATGCACACCACTCCGTGCTAAGGGATTCAAGAGCTTTGCATCAAGTCGCTACTTCAGAGACTTGGAAGGAACATGGAATGAAGGCCTGAAGCTCAAAACCCTGATGAAATGGAAGTACAGAACTCCACTTGGAGGTATACTTGGAGCAGGGAGAAGGACTCGCTTGCAATATGAGATTCTAAGCTTGATGTGACTGCACCTCAAGTTGCATTCAGCCTAAAACTTTAAGGCTCGCTTTTGGAGTTGTGTAGAAGGACGCGACGCAAGAGAGAGATGCGACGCAAGAGCTACGTCGCATACTACACTGGCAGCCCGTTTGGGCTGTTTCTGtaaatatttaagtttcatTTTGGGCATTTATGTAATAGCTAGCCTGGACTACAAATAGAGGAGAATAGCTCATTTAGACTtggattattttgagattatatAAATTGGAAGAGCGGAACTCTTGTGGGAGTGGGGCTATGGCCTATGTTGCTAAACAATGTTTGGGATTGCTTGCTTGAAGATTTCATTGCCTCTTGAGGGTTATCTCAGGTAGATTGCTTGCTCGAAGAATTAATCGCCTCTTGAGGGTTATCTTATAGATTTGGTGCTTGTTTTTGGATTCTTAATTGTAGGTTTTGGCTTTCATATAACCATTGTTGTCGATTAGTTCCTTACTTGTGTCTATCTTCTATCCTTTATTTCTTGTTATTAGAGTTTAGGGTCTCTTTCTATTTCCGCATTATCGATATAATGTCAATATAGCAGTTATGTTGGACATATAAAAGGTATAAGTACAATCATTTCCAACAGTAAGAAGGAAGGCAGACAACCAATTGTATATCATTGGAAGCTTACCATCAGATGGAACAAGAAATCTTTCCCACATAGGACTTAAATTTGTTCCCACGAATGTCCTgatgagaattttttttcaaatgttaGAAGATCATTTTATCCTCTATTTTTCGCTCTTCCTCTATACAAGTAAATGCATGGATACAAGTAAAGTGTAGACGGCACATGGCAGACATTTACAAGTTCTCGTTTTTCAGACCCCAAGATTTTAACaacacaaataaaaacataaacagTGGTATGGAAGATGCCTCATATAGCTATTGATGAGCAAATATACAATTGAAATCAGGGAAGATGACAAATTAAAGGGGGATTGATATGTATGAAAACAATTTGGCAGAACTTCAGAAAGTAAACCTAGATTTTCAAGACATGGAGCATACAACACCAGAGATCTAATTCTCCATTTTACAGTAGATGGTATCCCTTGCAAAAAGTAGTGCCTAAACAGCATAAAGAAGAATCAGTAAAATAGAAAATCTTGAAGTTTCCACAACTACGCTGAAAGTTAAGCAGATACCTTCTGGTAAGAAAAGAGTTTTAATTTGGGATTCCGGAGTGTTAATATGCTGTCACCACTATCAGTATCTTCATTCTGCAATACGTATTTTTTTAAACACCGGTGATTTCGGCAATACTAACTGCAGATGTCAACCAGAAATGTGGAGAAACTAAAAAAATGGGCTGGGGAGGATTCAATGTGCTGCCTGGTGTAATTAATGTTGATTCCCAACTACAAGAAATATGGTATTCTAAAGAACAAATCACATTAAATGATTCATGGTTCGGACGTTCTGGAGATAAGATTGGGACAACAAATTAGCTTGTCCGAATTGCACTGGGCAGAGTAAATCATTATAGTTTTCCATCACATGCACATCAAATGGAAAATCACATACTTAAATGAAAAGACAATGGAAGGAAggaaagaagaaggagaaataTAGAGAAGAACCTATAATCTGTCAGACCAAGATGAAGGGAAACGTGAGGTTGTTGCTTGGGATCATTCTCTACATTGAAGTTGTATCCACCATACTGTAAAATCAGCATATAGAAGAAAAACTTAAGAGGAATAAATCAGGATATGCAGCTTATTGGGTGAATCTGATAAACGAGAAATGACCAGGTATACTCTCTTATAAGCAAGTAGCCACTGTGGTCATAAAAGTGAGTGACAAACACTAACTGTCCAAAATCTAGATTGAACAGCTATTAGTCAAACACTCTGTTATTCAGAATTAAAAGTAGAACATATGCAATGGCAAAAGCATGCAGCATACCCTGAACTTTGTTCCATTGTAAAGTGATGAACTTTGTTCAACTCTTGCATCCCATATCTAACAAACCTTACACCATTCAAAAGATTCAGAACAAATTTGGTATTTGTAGAAGTgataattataacttttgatcGTACAGACTATTGACGAGAAAACTAGATTTTGATATTTGGCCTTTCAATCAGGAATGATTCCAACAATCAGCAAAAGTTAGTATCATTGGTGAAATATGCTTTCTGTTTCTTGTTGCATGAAACCATAActatttggaagtcaaacatttTATCTTGACTGTGAACTTTTTCAAATGTTTCCTGCACATCTTCTGTTAAAAGACTCTGATATATAGTACTTCACGTCTAATTTTAACTCGAAAAATACAAGGAATCAACATCCAATTTCATTGACAATTAGCATTAACCTCACGGCTCATGCTCCTTCGTCCTGTTATTCCTTCTTTTTGGAACAAACTAAGCAGCATTAATTGATGAGTACATACCAGCTCAGTACAGCAGATAGATTACACATGGTAAAGAAGCTAGCAAATTTTCCTTTGTACTTTTCATACTAAAAATAACTAGTTTTAACTTATGAATCCAGAAACACGAAAAGATGTCGAAAAAGAAGGAGAATGTAACAGAACCTCAGAAATGGACTTCTCCAAAGTATGATCTGTATGGGGAATCCTATCGTATACTTCATCGAAAACAACTGACACCTTATACCAAATGAACAAATTCAGATCACAAAAAATGAGCatacagaagaaaaaaaataaggtaaAGTAACCTGTGAAGGAGATAAACCAGAAGGACATGATAAGAGCAGCTTGAATTCGTGACCTCCATCACAGCTGAGCTTCTCCTCCATTTTGTTTTCTCCGATTGAACACACAGAGAAACGCTCGATTGATCAAATTACAGTGAAATTGTAGGAGAAGATGAGTTAATGGGCCTCAGCCGGGTGTAGTTCGAGTTTTACCGGGCGAAGTGCCACAAGTAACTGTTTTTTGGACTTATTTAAATAATAGCCAATAATTATGAAGTTTTAAAGTTTAGCcacttcaaaatcaatttcataCATCTCtgtttaaagttttcaaattcaaaccttcaaaaattatcttttaactTATGAATAATCAATTAAGTGATAAGATTTATATTAAATGAACGTTCGTGAGAGCATTAGTtaggtatttgtataaaattaacatatagCAGTCGATGAACAAATGATTCGACTGGTGTTGACTCTTGGGTGGGTGCTTAAGGCTCTTTTGGTATTGTTAAATTTGAGTTTGAATCTCactattaacatgtatttttttatatttttgactcCGTCTCTTTCAAAGCATACAaccttaaaattttaaattcgcCATTGCAACGTTCTATTAATTTTCGATGTAATCTACCATTGGTTTATGTCAATGTACAAGTTCAAACATGTAAAAGGTTTGTAGATCAAAGTTTTtgagttatttaattattagaaGGTTACGTCAAAATATGGCACCGAATGCCGATCACAAATCGGATGGTGACATCGATAGTTAATGCTTTACAAACCCGTGCAATTTTCAATAATGTTCTCCCTAATGAGGTAATGTTCAAGAGTATCACAATGACCCTAAATATAGATAATTCACTCGATTAGATCAGAATTTTATAGGTTAAgcttaaagatattttattttgggtTAATATCAATTTATTCAAGTActgttatataattttttaaacccTCGAATATGTTCGAAAGATCTCGAAATGATCTTTCAGTTCGGGGGAGAATTCGCAAAATTTCGTTTCCATCGAGAATTGAATTGACCTTTAAATATAATCTTAAAAATTGATGAGCgcaaattaatatttaatttcaacCTGTTTTTAAGAGTTTTTATTTGCATATTctcatattaaatatatgaaatactatctacttagtatttatttatatcacagttataaattaaatattttgctCATCTGAAATCAAAATAACTCGAAAgaaattaaattgtattttttttttccatagaATACATGTTGAGTAAATCATCTTGTTTATTTGGTTGGTATGATATTTAGTGATTTTTCCACTTCGAAAGCAAGAAGTTACATTAACCAATATTTTGATGATTGAGAAATGTTAGTATCGATATTAAATGAAATTGACACAAGTAGTACTACTTAAGTATCTAACGTCTTAGTAAATGGAGAATGAGACTTCACAATCTTAGCTTCTTACATTGAAATTTGAAAGGTGtttgttttatcgaaaaatgaTTTCGAGAAGAGTTCGTTttattttaagggtattttcgACTTTAGANCGGAAAAATGCCATGAGAGAAAtgcaatttttcaaaaacatagcaatttaaacaatttaaacaacaaattacAAGTTAGTCAAACAGTTAGTCTTAGGGTTAGAATCCTCcgtccccagcggagtcgccatttctgttttatcgaaaaatgaTTTCGAGAAGAGTTCGTTttattttaagggtattttcgACTTTAgaagtcgccacttaatttttaagaaaaatcaagaaaactttgtttccaaaaacaacttaaacagaaaaaatcgttttggaaataatttaaggggttcgggattcctattagtgtcttaggaaggtgtaaggcacctaagacactccgctaacttacggttttccggcgattaacttatttgactatttttgttttaaccTTTGCAAATTGAAGTTTGAATTTTATCAGAATTTACTTAGCCAAATTCACAAGTTgaaatatttgttgtttatcttatatttttgCGAGTCCGTTTCGTAGCTTAACTTccttatgatttttatttaaacgaGTTTTACGAGTTTGAAACATTATTGCTTTAAGACTTAGTTTTAGCTTGATAAAAGAGTAGGGCGTTTCGAAGGGGATTTGGAGTTTTCTAATCCTAAACTAACGGAATTCAAGACAAAAGAACGTAAACAAGTAGTAAAGAGAGAGAGNNNNNNNNNNNNNNNNNNNNNNNNNNNNNNNNNNNNNNNNNNNNNNNNNNNNNNNNNNNNNNNNNNNNNNNNNNNNNNNNNNNNNNNNNNNNNNNNNNNNNNNNNNNNNNNNNNNNNNNNNNNNNNNNNNNNNNNNNNNNNNNNNNNNNNNNNNNNNNNNNNNNNNNNNNNNNNNNNNNNNNNNNNNNNNNNNNNNNNNNNNNNNNNNNNNNNNNNNNNNNNNNNNNNNNNNNNNNNNNNNNNNNNNNNNNNNNNNNNNNNNNNNNNNNNNNNNNNNNNNNNNNNNNNNNNNNNNNNNNNNNNNNNNNNNNNNNNNNNNNNNNNNNNNNNNNNNNNNNNNNNNNNNNNNNNNNNNNNNNNNNNNNNNNNNNNNNNNNNNNNNNNNNNNNNNNNNNNNNNNNNNNNNNNNNNNNNNNNNNNNNNNNNNNNNNNNNNNNNNNNNNNNNNNNNNNNNNNNNNNNNNNNNNNNNNNNNNNNNNNNNNNNNNNNNNNNNNNNNNNNNNNNNNNNNNNNNNNNNNNNNNNNNNNNNNNNNNNNNNNNNNNNNNNNNNNNNNNNNNNNNNNNNNNNNNNNNNNNNNNNNNNNNNNNNNNNNNNNNNNNNNNNNNNNNNNNNNNNNNNNNNNNNNNNNNNNNNNNNNNNNNNNNNNNNNNNNNNNNNNNNNNNNNNNNNNNNNNNNNNNNNNNNNNNNNNNNNNNNNNNNNNNNNNNNNNNNNNNNNNNNNNNNNNNNNNNNNNNNNNNNNNNNNNNNNNNNNNNNNNNNNNNNNNNNNNNNNNNNNNNNNNNNNNNNNNNNNNNNNNNNNNNNNNNNNNNNNNNNNNNNNNNNNNNNNNNNNNNNNNNNNNNNNNNNNNNNNNNNNNNNNNNNNNNNNNNNNNNNNNNNNNNNNNNNNNNNNNNNNNNNNNNNNNNNNNNNNNNNNNNNNNNNNNNNNNNNNNNNNNNNNNNNNNNNNNNNNNNNNNNNNNNNNNNNNNNNNNNNNNNNNNNNNNNNNNNNNNNNNNNNNNNNNNNNNNNNNNNNNNNNNNNNNNNNNNNNNNNNNNNNNNNNNNNNNNNNNNNNNNNNNNNNNNNNNNNNNNNNNNNNNNNNNNNNNNNNNNNNNNNNNNNNNNNNNNNNNNNNNNNNNNNNNNNNNNNNNNNNNNNNNNNNNNNNNNNNNNNNNNNNNNNNNNNNNNNNNNNNNNNNNNNNNNNNNNNNNNNNNNNNNNNNNNNNNNNNNNNNNNNNNNNNNNNNNNNNNNNNNNNNNNNNNNNNNNNNNNNNNNNNNNN is a genomic window containing:
- the LOC107004168 gene encoding ankyrin repeat-containing protein At5g02620-like encodes the protein METPAAQPTTPRKKMTKQLTGKRDDSALHSAARAGNLVAIKNTIEETDEEELAELLIKQNSAGETPLYVAAEYGYYEVVREMIMYYDLVAAGIKARNGFDALHIAAKQGDLDVVKVLMEAHPELAMTVDVVNTTALHTAANQGHLEMVNYLLEEQSSLATIAKSNGKTALHSSARNGHLQVLKALLSKEPGIATRMDNKGQTALHMAVKGQNLEVVEELTNADPSLLNMVDNKGNTPLHIASRKGRAEVVKLLLSQNETDTEVINRSHETALDTAEKMSQADTVAILQEYGVQSARVLKPQATNPARELKQTVSDIKHEVHDQLKHTKQTRRRIQGIAKRLHKMHREGLNNAINSTTVVAVLIATVAFAGIFQVPGQYYMDPTNLPEGHIIGEANISNHPGFLVFFVFDSIALFISLAVVVVQTTVVAIESKAKKKLMTIINKLMWVACVFVSVAYLALSFVVVGTRYWVMAVIVTVLGATIMASTIGVMLYWVIKHRIESSNKKSMRRNSMEYSDSALSDDNNEFKIYAL